From the Flavimarina sp. Hel_I_48 genome, one window contains:
- a CDS encoding phosphatidate cytidylyltransferase has product MRELVVRTLSGLLYVTILLFSIFSSEKWYILLFLIFGLICLREFLRMISFQFWYTYLLLIAFILFFSYFKLSDISTYILLLLTVGTGFYLIRNLFSTKIRRLNKLKKLHITVFYMIGGFVFLTLLPSHGDEFSPYTVAGLFILIWVNDTFAYIVGKSIGRHKLFPSISPKKTIEGFFGGLVFACVASYFIHKFTGSLNFNIWFSLAVVMSTLGTFGDLIESKLKREAGMKDSGTLMPGHGGLYDRLDSVLFASPFIYLVLIIFEYVSS; this is encoded by the coding sequence ATGCGGGAACTTGTAGTCAGGACGCTTTCTGGATTGCTGTATGTTACCATCTTGCTATTCTCCATTTTCTCTTCGGAAAAATGGTATATCTTGTTATTTCTTATATTCGGGTTGATCTGTTTACGGGAATTTTTGAGGATGATTTCTTTTCAGTTCTGGTATACTTACCTTCTGCTTATCGCTTTTATCTTATTTTTCAGCTATTTCAAACTTTCCGATATAAGCACCTATATTCTACTTCTACTCACTGTAGGAACCGGATTTTACCTTATAAGAAATCTTTTCAGTACAAAAATCAGGAGGCTAAACAAGCTTAAGAAACTTCATATCACCGTATTTTACATGATAGGTGGTTTTGTTTTTCTAACGCTCCTCCCCTCGCATGGTGATGAGTTTTCACCTTATACCGTAGCTGGTTTATTTATACTTATTTGGGTCAATGACACCTTCGCCTATATTGTGGGGAAAAGTATAGGAAGGCACAAATTATTCCCCAGTATATCTCCTAAAAAAACGATCGAAGGCTTTTTCGGCGGACTCGTTTTTGCTTGTGTCGCAAGCTACTTTATTCATAAATTTACAGGTAGCCTTAACTTTAATATATGGTTTAGCCTCGCTGTTGTAATGAGTACTTTAGGTACCTTTGGCGATCTTATTGAGTCTAAACTCAAAAGAGAAGCCGGCATGAAGGATAGCGGTACGTTAATGCCAGGGCACGGCGGTCTTTATGATAGATTAGACAGTGTGCTGTTTGCAAGTCCTTTTATCTATCTGGTTTTAATAATTTTTGAATACGTATCTTCATAA
- a CDS encoding DUF1573 domain-containing protein → MKKYVILLFLGIWGVALQAQDKKAEINFETDVIDYGEIAHGADGLREFKFTNTGSAPLIISKAYSTCGCTVPTPPKDPIMPGDSGVIKVKYNTKLAGGPIRKTITVYTNASSEPHTLKIKGTLLPEKGAMEKEQSGPINQ, encoded by the coding sequence ATGAAAAAATATGTAATTCTGTTATTTCTTGGCATTTGGGGTGTTGCACTTCAGGCGCAGGATAAAAAAGCAGAAATAAATTTTGAGACCGATGTCATTGATTATGGTGAGATCGCCCACGGTGCAGATGGCTTGCGGGAATTTAAATTTACCAATACCGGTAGCGCCCCGCTAATCATCAGCAAAGCTTATTCTACCTGTGGCTGTACTGTCCCTACACCACCCAAGGACCCCATCATGCCGGGCGATAGTGGTGTTATCAAAGTAAAATATAATACAAAACTCGCAGGCGGGCCCATCAGGAAGACGATCACTGTATATACCAATGCGTCCAGCGAACCGCATACTTTAAAAATAAAAGGTACGCTATTACCCGAAAAAGGTGCTATGGAAAAAGAACAATCAGGTCCTATTAATCAATAG
- a CDS encoding valine--tRNA ligase: MPIAPRYSAQEIEKKWYDYWMENNYFHSVPNDKEPYTIVIPPPNVTGILHMGHMLNNTIQDVLVRRARLRGYNACWVPGTDHASIATEAKVVAKLKAEGINKADLTRSEFLEHAWAWTEEYGGSILDQLKKLGASCDWERTKFTLDDDMSESVISSFVDLYNKGLIYRGYRMVNWDPEAQTTLSDEEVNHVEQQGQLFFLKYKIEDSDDTLTIATTRPETIFGDTAICINPDDARFSHLKGKKAIVPLVGRAIPIIEDDYVDVEFGTGCLKVTPAHDENDKMLGDKHKLEVIDIFNADASLNENGLHYEGKDRFVVRKEIIKELEEKDILIKTETHLNKVGTSERTGAVIEPRLSDQWFLKMEELVKPAIKAVLETGEIKLFPKKFENTYRHWMENIRDWNISRQLWWGQQIPAYFYGNGKEDFVVAQNSEDALLLAKEKTGNPDLKATDLKQDEDALDTWFSSWLWPMSVFDGIRDPENEEFNYYYPTNDLVTGPDILFFWVARMIIAGYEYTGKRPFENVYLTGLVRDKQRRKMSKSLGNSPDALGLINEYGADGVRVGLLLSASAGNDLMFDEDLCKQGKGFINKIWNAYRLIEGWEIDENIAQPESSRIGLEWFEAKFDATLAEIEDHFEKYRISDALMATYKLVWDDFCSWLLEIVKPDYGAPMDRKTFDGVIKALENNLRILHPFVPFASEEIWQQITSRTPENALIVSSWPEMKKPDTAIIAEFDTASQVISGVRTIRKEKNISFKDQLELFVNNTENFKGRFDTVIKRLGNISTMEETTESIEGALSFRVKANEYFIPLKGAIDVEAEIEKIKEELKYTQGFIKSVEKKLANSRFVDNAPEQVVAMERQKQADAQAKITALETRLNSLK, from the coding sequence ATGCCAATAGCGCCACGATACAGTGCCCAGGAAATAGAAAAAAAATGGTACGACTACTGGATGGAAAATAATTATTTTCATTCCGTTCCCAATGACAAAGAGCCTTACACAATAGTAATTCCCCCACCTAATGTTACCGGAATCCTGCATATGGGACATATGCTCAATAATACCATACAGGATGTGCTGGTGCGCCGCGCCCGTTTACGCGGTTATAATGCCTGCTGGGTACCGGGAACAGATCACGCTTCTATTGCTACGGAAGCTAAAGTAGTGGCAAAATTGAAGGCTGAAGGGATCAACAAAGCTGACCTTACCCGTAGTGAATTCCTGGAACACGCCTGGGCATGGACCGAAGAGTATGGTGGTTCCATATTGGACCAACTCAAAAAACTGGGCGCTTCCTGTGACTGGGAAAGAACCAAATTCACCCTTGATGATGACATGTCTGAGAGCGTGATCAGCAGTTTTGTTGATCTCTACAATAAAGGGCTTATTTATCGCGGTTACCGTATGGTAAACTGGGATCCCGAAGCGCAAACCACCCTTTCTGATGAAGAAGTGAACCATGTGGAGCAGCAGGGCCAACTTTTTTTCCTGAAGTACAAAATTGAAGATAGCGATGATACCTTAACGATCGCGACCACCAGGCCGGAAACTATTTTTGGCGACACCGCCATTTGTATCAATCCTGATGATGCGCGTTTTTCGCATTTGAAAGGTAAAAAAGCGATCGTTCCGCTTGTAGGTCGGGCGATTCCTATTATTGAGGATGACTATGTGGATGTTGAATTTGGTACCGGTTGCCTTAAAGTCACCCCGGCGCATGATGAGAACGATAAAATGCTGGGCGATAAGCATAAGCTGGAAGTTATCGATATCTTCAATGCTGATGCAAGCCTCAACGAGAACGGACTGCATTATGAAGGTAAGGATCGTTTTGTGGTACGTAAGGAGATCATCAAAGAGCTTGAGGAAAAGGATATATTGATCAAAACCGAAACCCACCTCAATAAAGTGGGGACTTCTGAACGTACCGGTGCGGTTATCGAACCAAGGCTGTCAGATCAATGGTTCCTCAAGATGGAAGAACTGGTCAAGCCTGCCATAAAAGCAGTGCTGGAGACCGGTGAGATCAAACTTTTCCCCAAGAAATTTGAAAATACCTACCGCCACTGGATGGAAAATATCAGGGATTGGAATATTTCCCGCCAGCTCTGGTGGGGCCAGCAAATCCCAGCGTATTTCTACGGTAACGGAAAAGAGGATTTTGTAGTTGCTCAAAATAGTGAAGATGCATTGCTCCTTGCTAAAGAAAAAACAGGCAATCCTGATCTGAAAGCAACCGATTTAAAGCAGGATGAAGATGCGCTTGATACCTGGTTTTCTTCCTGGTTATGGCCCATGAGCGTTTTTGATGGAATCCGCGATCCCGAGAATGAAGAATTCAACTATTATTATCCTACAAATGACCTGGTCACCGGGCCAGATATTCTGTTCTTCTGGGTTGCCCGGATGATAATTGCCGGTTATGAATATACTGGCAAACGACCTTTTGAGAATGTTTACCTCACGGGACTTGTACGTGACAAGCAGCGCAGAAAAATGTCCAAATCGCTGGGGAATTCGCCAGACGCTCTGGGCCTTATCAATGAATATGGGGCAGATGGTGTGCGCGTGGGGCTTTTGCTGAGTGCGTCTGCCGGTAACGACCTCATGTTTGACGAAGATCTTTGTAAGCAGGGCAAAGGCTTTATTAACAAAATCTGGAATGCCTACCGACTTATTGAAGGTTGGGAAATTGATGAAAATATTGCGCAGCCAGAATCGAGCAGAATAGGTCTGGAATGGTTTGAGGCCAAATTTGACGCGACCCTTGCTGAAATTGAAGATCATTTTGAAAAATACCGCATCAGTGATGCGTTGATGGCTACCTATAAATTGGTTTGGGATGATTTCTGCAGTTGGTTGCTGGAGATCGTAAAACCAGATTATGGAGCGCCCATGGATAGAAAAACATTTGATGGGGTAATAAAAGCTTTAGAAAATAACTTGCGCATCCTGCATCCTTTTGTGCCTTTTGCTTCGGAAGAAATCTGGCAGCAAATTACCTCGCGTACTCCTGAAAATGCTTTGATCGTAAGCAGTTGGCCAGAAATGAAAAAACCAGATACGGCGATCATAGCTGAATTTGATACCGCATCACAGGTGATAAGTGGCGTGCGAACCATTCGGAAAGAAAAGAATATTTCCTTTAAAGATCAACTGGAGCTTTTTGTAAACAATACCGAAAACTTTAAAGGACGTTTTGATACGGTCATCAAGCGCCTGGGAAATATATCCACTATGGAAGAAACCACGGAATCTATAGAAGGTGCGCTTTCGTTCCGGGTCAAGGCCAATGAATATTTTATTCCGCTAAAAGGGGCAATCGACGTAGAGGCTGAGATCGAAAAGATCAAAGAAGAGCTCAAGTATACCCAGGGCTTTATTAAGTCTGTTGAGAAAAAACTTGCTAATTCCCGTTTTGTTGACAATGCGCCCGAACAGGTGGTTGCAATGGAACGTCAAAAGCAAGCTGATGCTCAGGCAAAAATAACAGCATTGGAGACCAGATTAAATTCCCTCAAATAA
- a CDS encoding acyl-CoA-binding protein codes for MVKHNKNIEAAFDEAVALATNTSKKLPPDIRLALYARYKHATRRNHVVSFDQLADNDLRGAFKYNAMIQVKNLTITEAKTEYIELVNLHIKD; via the coding sequence ATGGTGAAACATAACAAAAACATCGAAGCAGCGTTTGACGAGGCAGTAGCACTGGCAACAAACACTTCTAAAAAACTCCCACCTGACATTCGCCTAGCGCTCTATGCGCGATATAAACATGCCACCAGGCGAAACCATGTGGTGTCTTTTGACCAACTCGCAGATAATGACCTCCGCGGGGCTTTTAAGTACAATGCCATGATTCAGGTTAAAAATCTTACCATAACAGAGGCAAAAACGGAATATATAGAGCTTGTCAACCTTCATATCAAAGACTGA